The Lycium ferocissimum isolate CSIRO_LF1 chromosome 8, AGI_CSIRO_Lferr_CH_V1, whole genome shotgun sequence DNA segment agtATCAAACAAGTTCCTATTTTCCCTAACTCGTATGCACATATTAGTTTGTATCATATGTATCAGCTTATCCATGGTGATTGTTTTGCTTTGAAATACTCCGGAGTTCCTTTCACACCAAACTTCATATACCACAGCTGCAAAGCAAGCCTTCAGCAGCACATTTCTAGGATTTTTCGACTTGCTATATTGCTGAACCCAATTCCATTCTCTACCCCAATCTAAGATAGTCCTCTGCCAACCCAATCATTGCAATACCCTCAGCCATATTTCATGAGAATATGTGCACTCAAAATAAAGATGTTCAATGGTCTCAGGCTGGTTGTTGCACAATACACAAGTGCCATTAATTCCCATACCCCATTTTAACAGCAAATCTTTTGTTCTCATTCTACCAAGGAGTGCCAGCCATAGTATGAACACATGTTTTGGACAGGCCACATTATGGCACACTAGTCCTCTCCATGGAACAAGTGTGACAGCCCCTCTTAGCATTTTGTAAGCACACTTGATCTGAAATTTACCTCTGTCCAGTAGTTGTTGTTGACTTGCAAGCATTGGCCAAAATTTCCTCATGTGAAAGATCTTCCGGATCATCCATGATGCCTCCCTAGGAGGCTCCATGGTTAGCCAGTCTTTGGTTCTTGATGTAGTATGTGTGCACCCAGGTGACCCATAACTCTTCCTTTCGTTGACTGAGAGCCCATAATAGTTTGCATATTGCTGATTGGTTCCATATCTTAAGGTTAATGAAATTCAAACCCCCCGCACCTTTGGGAAGGCAAACTTTTTCCCAAGCTACAAGTGCCCTCCTTGATATGGTTGCCTCTCCTGTCCATAGGTAGCTTCTGCATGTTGCTTCAATGAGTTTGATCACTTTTTGGGGCAAGAGAAAGACCTGGGACCAGTATGCCTGAATACCAAACAGTACTGATCTAATCATCTGAACTCGACCTGCATACGACATTCCTCTAGCCATCCATGAAGTGATTCTAGCTGTTATCTTATCCACCAAAGGTTGACATTGGGCTATAGTGAGTTTTTTGTTAGATAATGGCACCGCTAAATATTTGAAAGGTAGCTCACCAATCTCATACCCAAGCAGGGATATAATTGCTTCCTTTGTATCATTATCCACACCACCAAAGTATACTTGACTTTTGTTTAAGTTGGCTTTCAACCCTGAAGCTTCAAAGAACATAGCAAACCTAACATAGCCACCCTATCTTTCAATATTTGGACAGATCCTATGTCTCCTCTTGTGAACATGAGGAGGTCATCAGCAAAACATAAGTGAGTAATACCCAGTCTTTGGCACCTTGGATGATAATTAAAATCAGGCTCCTCTTTCAATGTGTTGAGTAATCTTGATAAGGCGTTTGGATAATATTCGAGTGAAATTGTTaaaataaagtatttgaaaTTGTAGTTGATTGGAAGTCAGTCGTGATTGGACATGaacttaacaacaacaacatgccacAAGTGGGGTCATTACAGCCTTGTTCTACCTTGCAAAGGtaaagcatatcaaaatcagTAAGCAAATGAAGAAATCCggtagaaaataataaagaaaagaagaataacaacaacaaataatacATAATAGGCTAAATTTTGATTACTCCTTCTGTCTCAAATTAATgcgtaattaattattttttctcatttatcCTTAGGATAATTTTGTAATTTATAGAAATAGACACATAAATATAATAAGCATTTAATGGAGAGATATCATAACTTAGATATAAATTACgtaaagttagtcaaataccCTCCGAATTAATACTTCTTAAAGAATGAATAAATCAAAAAagcgataaataatttgaaacgAAAGTAGTAGTTTAAAAAGTGGGTATATTCCATCTTTATCCATGACCCAAAAAACCCGGTCAAAAACTGGACCCACTTAACTATCCTCTATAAATAACAAAACACCAATCGCACTTAGGTTACATTTAATCACTCTTTAATTTCCACTCATCAATATCACACAGTATAAAAGCAAAAAATGGCGATGAGATTTGTCGTTTCACGTTGTGGATTAGGTCGTTTAATGGAAGGTCAACGATCATCAATTTCAGGTCTTCGATCTTTCAGTGATGGCAAAGTCTTAGGTGAAGAAGAACGTGCTCAAGAAAACATTTACATTAAGgtccattttttcatttttttttttttaatttcattttatatttcaCAAATTTATGTTATTCATATTCagtggcggattcaggatttttaCTCAGGGGTtcgaaaaaaataacaaaagctaaatataaaaaataatattgtcgATAGGAATTGAACCGAGGACACATgataattttgaacaccctggaccACTTGAGCTAGCCCTTTACATttattcagggtgttcaaaagttaatatctgtacataaacacagaaaatttaccctatatatacactgtaatttttggccgagggggttcaaaattGCTCCTGTTCATATCTGAATGGATTGTGATCGAATATAGTGAGATTGATACATATGATTTATACAGTTGACCCGAAAATAAGTGGATCTAATCATTCACCCAAATTTCCCATGTAGGGTTTAATATCAATTTTGGTCCATCAATTATTGGTAAATTCTGAGTTTAGTCCTTATGATATCTAACCAAGCACATTTGACCCTTGAAATGTACACTTTTAATCCCTTTTAATCCCTTTGCTTGTGAATAGTCACAAATTTCCTGAAGTATAACCATTTCACTATCTAATTAACTATGTATTATGTTAAGTTTGTACTGTTACTCCGCATTTGAAGGTAATATACTTCTAGGAATGTGTATAAATATAAGAGGGATTAAAAGTGCACATTTCAAGTAATTAAAGGTTAAATGTGCTTAGTTAGATATCACAAGAGTAAAATTAGAATTTTACcaatatttgaaggactaaaaGTGTTAGCATCCCCATGTATAATTATTAGTGTGTAGAAAATTGCTGTAAATAATAGTATTGTACCAATTACAAACGTATGAGCTTTAAGTTTTACTtgtattatgtatatgtatatgtatgcatgtactacacacacatatctaTATTCATCATGTTCGAAGTCTTcgtgttttcccttttttttttttaaacattttatatttcacatattatgtttttttattgttatttaatattatttgaatggatTGTGATTGATTAGAGTGAAATGGATACAGGTGATTTATACAGTTGATCCGAAAATAAGCGGATCTAAAACAATTACTATGTATAATAGATTGTATCATTTCCAAATCTTATAGCTTTAAGTtctgcatatatgtatatgtaatatgtatattatgtacacacatacacatatgtGTATTGTGTGTTAAATAACTAGTACGAATAATAGGCGGATGTTAATGGTTCTCTGACAGAATTCACTACGTTCAGCTCGGACCTGATAAGTGTGGGTGTGCGCGTGCATATGTATACTAATCACGAGTGTGTAGAAAAATTACTGTGAATAATAGATTGTAccaattccaaactcataagcTCTAagttttgtatatatgtatcatGAATGTGTATATTATGTacagacacacacacatgcatgtaTATCACGTGTGTGTAACTTAATTAGGATGAATAATAATTGTATCAATTCCAAACCCATTAACTCTAAATTCTGAATTGCTTGACTCCAAGTAGTTGGGATTGGAGCTAACTCTGTTAATATGTTCTCTTTTTGATGGATGATGTAAGTTTTGTGCTAGATCATTCATGTGTTTTTTCGTTTTGTTTTTTGGTGAATAGAAAATGGAAAGGGAGAGATTGGAGAAGGCAAAGCAGAAGGCAGAGCGTGAGAAAGCTGAGAAAGAGAAGGACAAAAAGGTTTGAAtccttctcttatttttttagcTTGTTTTATATGTATAGTCATCCATACATGTTCAATTTTGCTCTATTAGTTTGTTCCTTATTTTGTATTTGGTACGTTTTGATTTCCGCTACTATCTTAGGTTTTGGCTAACCAGCTGAAAACAAACAAATTCTTGTTAAAAGTGCATGTTTTAGTTAGCATAGGGTGAGAATTTTCTTAGGATGCTGGATATTCATTTACCTCCTTTTGTGAccaagaagaaagaagatgcTCCATTTGGTATAATATCAGTTTGGATGTCTAGTTTTTGGCTGTGTTTAAAAGTTGAGTATTCCTTGATCTATACATTAAACTGGGGAGATAATTTTTGACGCAAGTTCTACTCCATATCCTCTCACCAGCTTGGAAACattatgtttcctttttatcAGAGTACCAACACAGTGCAATACCATATTTTATCAGAGCCACCAACACAGTGCAATGCCATATTCCACATCCGCCTTCCACTGCCTTTCAACATAACAAGAGCTGCcaaaaaaatgagttttcttCGTTTTGGTAAAACATTTCACAATTCGAGGAAGAGAGCTATTTTTTGTTTTCACATTACTCAACTACTTCTTCTAAAACTCAGTGGTAAATCTTTGAACTAGGTGCAGTATGGATGGGAGTTGTGTATACTTAGTCTAACCAATTTTCTCAAAGTTTAAACCATAATAATAAATCTTAGGTATGACATATGGATGTCATTATGTTTATTATCTTATATACACTGTTCACTTCTACTTGAAATCCGTAATTGCAACTATTTTagacattatatttttaaaaataatggaTGTGGTGAGCTAATGCCTATGATTGTTTTTCTTCTGATTTAGCATTTGCAAAGTTATGTTTTGAACCTTAAACGAAATTCTAAcatccaaatttatataaattttgaatGCGTACAAGTTTCAAACATGTTGGCATGTTGTTATCTGATTGCACCAATCTCATTTTTGCTTATTCTTAGATCTCTAGGGCTACCTActtgtttttttcattttgtttgtcTTATTATCCTGTTGTTGTTACTGCCTTTTCATCTTTCCTTGAGCcgatctatcggaaacaacctctctatctttacaaggtaggggtaaggtctgcgtacgaTCTACCCTTCCCCGGCGTACTCCGCCTGGTGGATTATACTaggttttttgttgttgatgtcaTCAATCTCATTTTTTGTTGGAGAACACAAGATAATGAATGTTGACAGATACATGTGTTGAACTGATGGTTTGCCTGGCTACAGATATATGCATGTGATCTTCGGTTAAATTGTTGTTCTatgtattcttttttttttttttccctttttttaattatccTGGACCCTTTTTCTCACCCCgctatttcttttctttaagcAGAAGCCTGAAGAAGAGACTAACAAGAGCTGAAGTCTAGGTTTGGGTGACCGGACATGTCAAACTCTTGCTTTCAAGCACCTTTGACAAATAAATGGATAATGACTCTCTGTTGCTCTTCATCATGCCATTCCTTGTACAAACTATTGCAATAGTTGTTATTATGCATCATGCTTTTTCGTCCTTGGAGTTTTCAAGGTGGCTGAAAAACATGCCTTGTTCAACAATCAATATCATCTTGTTTGGACCAGTTTGATTCTGTTGGCACCACATTTTAGTCTGTTATCGCGTGGTGAATCATAGTGTAGTCTGTTATCGCTGTCTCGAGTATTGGGAATGATATAGCGACTTGTTTATGGCTGTGGCCCAAAGCAAGCATATTTAGTGATTTCAGTGTCGCAGAATGATGTCCTTAGTGGGCTTGCTTAGCTCGAATCCAGATTAGTTGGTCAGTGAGTTTCAGAACAATATACAGCACAATGTGGATCCAGGTTCATCTGTTTGGGTTTTCTAATCGTCTATTCTGTCCAGGTCTAGCTTATATTCCTAGACAATATTTTGCACGGGATGCAAAATAACAAAAGGTAAACACTAGGGTGTGGCATAGTGATCAATGAATGGGGGGGAGAATTAtgaggtctcaagttcgaaTAATGCGAAAGCAAAAAAGcgctaggtgatttcttccaaGTTGCCTAAGTTTTGATGGCAGATTTACCCGATACTTGTGTTGATAGCAATGGGAGGTAACAGGTACTCGGTGGAATAGTTGATGTACGCACCACCTCGCCCATACACCACTgtcaattaaaaaaatgcaGAAGAAAAGGTGAAATACGATATGGTTATTGTCTTTAATGTTGGCCCCAAAGTAAACTCCCTTTGTCAAACAAAAGAAATACACTGATCAGTAATTTCAAAGGCGCTAGATGCTATACTAATCGTTGAAAACTAATGAAGTGATAATTATCAGAGACCAAAACCATTACAGTCCTTACATTAGaaatataaaagaatagaaCATCTTGTCTCTCTACTTTGGCCTCAACATAAAAGACGGGCAAATGCAGCTTAAATGTTTAACAATGGTAACCAAACCTCGTTTCTTCTGTGGCGCCTGTGTGTGTATTTGAAAGGTTTCACAAATGAGTAGTAAATGCACTGGTCGTCAGAGGCAaattcagaatttaaatttgataagttgAACAAGTTGTTGCTGctgaacccattatattttcCAAATGGTACgtcatgatttatattttataatacataaataggccCTCAAACTTGTCCTCATTTTttaagtatgccctccaactttgggtgtgcacaagtaggcacctcaacttgttaAAAATTAAACAAGTAAACACAAATGTTGGCGTGGTACTAATGTgaaggtgtctagatgatcattttgaaAGTTAAAGTGTTCAACTGATAAAATGGAGACAAGTTGAGgcgcctacttgtgcacacccaaagttggatGGCATACCTAATATATGAtaaaattttagtaaattttcatatattctatACTATGTGTCGAAAACGTCGGGTAGATAAACCCATTAATTATACTCAAAGTACTCCATCTGCCTGTCTGCCGGACCAAAAAAGACAAGCCTGTGCACACATCCAACTTGATCCCATATGTATGAGAAGTTTTCCAATGGAAAGCCAAGTAGCCAACTATTGTGGAGATAAATGTGACTTTGTTATTATCACTAACATGCAGCATAAACACTTGAATGGCAATAGGGCAGGGGATCAAGACACTTAGTAAGCATTTAGACATAAATTTGGTGATACTCGGGAAAAAAAAGTTTCTGATGTTAAGTTGAAAAAGAGTACttaaaaattgaagttgtgtttgaacatacatttcacttaaaaaaaatgaagttttgtgaggaatttttttttcttacttgaaAAAGTGGTTAGAACTAGTTTTTCAAACTTGACAAACTCAACTTCAATTTGGAGTGAAAAAGTGACTACAATATATAACAATCAAGGAGTTCTGTGAAACAAATAAAGTTGAGAAtagccaaaaaaacaaaaatgtatGTCCAAACAGGTCCTTGCTAAATATCAGTACTTTTCGATTATCCTGAGGAACATATCAAAAAACACACAAAAGGTTgactatttcaaaattttcaacaaagTTTCTGTCAAGTGTTATCTTGGCCACAAGAAAGAGAAACAGATTATtcaatgttttttattttactcaaaattttatataccaCAATTCCCACCATTTTTCTAGGTTCATTTACCGGCTTTGTAGCCTACTGGCAAGAAACTAGCAACAAAACCAAAACATGGAACTACAATAAAGACACAAACTAGTGAATACTTGACATTAAAGCTAAAATAGTTCAACACCATTCTGTTCTTAAACCATTTTACCAACAATTTCATTAACTGTTCTGCTAACATCGGGAGAAAAACCCATTCTTTAAGCTCCGGGATTCACTAATTAAAATCAACTGTCAAATAGAAAAAGTAAACTTTACAAGTTCGAACGTTGATTGCAGGTGACCCTTCTATTTACAGGTATGAGCGTTCTTTTTGTTTCCTACTACTCAGTACTCACCTCCTACAttgtaaagttgaaattttgactGCCTCGTTGATTCTGAAAGCTGCTTGGAGGAGGTACTGCGTTGGTATCCATTGCAGTTGTAATATCATGGATGCTAGACCTTTTTCGTTCTTTCTTCATTGCTTGCTGTCTAATGAAGTATTTTTGAGCATGACTTGCCACTTGTGTTGGCGTCCTTGATATCACCACGTTTCTTGAAATGCTCCTCCAGTCACCCTTCCCGTATTTGTCCAGCCCGATAAGGAATAATCTATGCAAGAATATTAGGATTTTAAGTCCAACAACAGCCATAGAACAACAATGTCAGTtttaaacaacaacaactacttaccacaaaaaaaaaaaaaaaaaaaaaaaaaaaaaaaaaaaaccaacaactACGCCTCAAATAACAGCCATAGAACAACAATGTCAGTTATACAATTAAGCATAATAACTCTAGTTATCTCATTATAATTATATAAGCTACTGAGCCACGCCTGTCCGGATACTCCAAAAAtgactacttttggaggatctgacacATACCCATCcccatttttgaagagtccaagcaacatagTTTTTAAGTACTCTAGTGATACGAGCCCAAAAGCATCTAATGGCAGGGACAAGAATAATAACCACGCCTCTTCACAAGCAGGTTATAGCCGGTTATACGAATCCTCACTAACTAAGTACAGGGATAAGAATTTGTCGAAAAGATGCAAGCACCAAATTCACCATACCCCCTAAGCACAATCAAACAACCCTTTGGGAGCGCTAAATAGTGAGCAATGAAAACTGCTCATGTGTATCAAAATAGTCAATTTACTCTCACAACATAGTTTTTAAGTACTCTAGTGATATGAGCCCACAACCATCTAATGGCAGGGACAAGAATAACAACTACGCCTCTTCACAAGCAGGTTAAAGCTAAGAATCCTCACTAAGTACAGGGACAAGAATTTGTCGAAAAGATGCAAGCACCAAATTCACCAAACCACTAAGCACAATCAAACAACCCTTTGGGAGCTCTAAATAGTGAACAATGAAAACTGCTCATGTCTATCAAAATAGTCAATTTACTCTCACGAAGACTAAGAGGCCGACTCtctcaatacaacaacaacaacgacaacaacccagtgaaaagGTACCCACTACCCTCCTCATGGCTGAAAATTTGTCATTTTGATGCACAAATGATTAGCTTCAAACATGGTTACAGAGACTAGAACAAACAGATATAGGATGGATTACATTCCacaactgaaaaaaaaaaaaaattcaagttgtATAACAGTCAATGAACCATGAGATCTCAGGTCCAGATCCACTTGGCAAAAACACCAAGTGATTTTTTTCTCATCTGTGTAAGCCTTGATGGATAGAGTTACTTGATACTTGTGCTAGTGGGAGGTAGCAGAAATCCaatggaattagtcgaggtacGAGCAGACACCAcggttaataaaataaattcaagttGTATCAGTTTACAAGTTCAGAGATCAAAAGAAAATGTAATTAATGAATAGGTTTACTCTTAGGCAGACACTTTTCTAAGCATTTTGGCTAAAGATCAAATGTAGAGGATTACTCTCATTACGCAGCTCATTGAGTTTAAAGAATACTTTTTTCCtccttcactttttttttttttgatgacatcgGAACCCGTAGCCGCTACCCTTCAGGTGCGCACAGGGCaaacccagctcctgtgcaatagctcgcaaaccacataGGAGAGGTAActcgcactaggcaagcccagtgcgacgagctcgacccagaaggcaaatccccctACCGTCGTAGATGTAGGGGTTTCGAACCCGAGACCTCCATTATAAAAGctccatgctcaaccaactgagccacccttgcgggttttttttttttttttttttttttttttttttgctttggaTGAGTACAAAAGAGTCATTTTTTCCCAAATGATCAAAGCCGGAAGAAAAATGcttaaattgaaataaaaaaaaggactCATTTCTCAGCCAAAAACTCTGcctttaaccaaaaaaaaaaaatccttattttttttgttcttttgatgAGTAAGAAGAGTCTTTTTGTTGCACTGATCagaacagaaagaaaaaaatacttaaaattgACATCAACAGAGACTCATTTCctagcaaaaaacaaaaaaaatagtacctttttcttaatcttttttcttttgatgagcaaaaagagtttttttttttttttttttacactaatCAAAGCAGAATCAGTCGAAATACTGTTATTCTATATATACCCACAATCTCAGAAATGATAACtaatccaaaaaataaaaaataaaaaaaaactgataAACAAAACCCATAAACCAAATTCAACTTTACATGATAgaaataattcatgaaaattgtcTAATTGCATTCCCATattacccaatttttttttttttttttttaaaaaaaaaacaattcatACCCAAAATCttcaaatacaaaaataaagggaaaatgtAAAAAGAATCTACCTATGTTCTTCTTCAGTCCAAGGGGTACCCTTTTTCCTTTCAATTTCACTATTCTTCTTATTTGACCCGACCCGATACTCACTTTCCAATTCAACCGGATCATCATCGGTATAACTGGGCAATTCGATCCGACCCGAATCAATATCAAATACATCATGTACAAGGTCATCATAATGAGCGATTATATCATCTTGTGTTTTTCCAGGTACATGATCGGCGATTAATTGCCACCGATCGCCGATGTTTTCAGGGTATAAAACAAGACCCTGTTCGAATAACTTGTTGTCTTCACGATTCCACGTCGACATTGAATTAATCGCCGATTTTAACAAGGTTTTTGGTCTATGAGAAAATGGATTATTAACTATATATAAAGAGAGAGAATGAGGAGAATtaattaaaaagggaaaagtttcttttttcaaatatttttttacccttcaactaaatgataaaaatagtcACTTAAAGATGTTGTTTGTTATACTTGAGAATTATGAGAACAATGGAAATTAGCAGGAACTCACGTTTAGAGGTACAATTTTTATAGTTATTTATTGATTTATTTTCAGAGTTAGGTGCACTTTTTGAGGTTTAATTTGtactctttttttatatattttagcaTCTAGTGTAATTTTTCTGttgtatattttatgatttaataggaatttcttgttgtttatggttaatttttttttttttactgtttatGTCAAATCTAACGAACTATAAATTGGTGAATATTTGACTGAGACTAAAAGTGTCAACTTTTAGCAAATTTAAAGGACCAAACTATGCGGTGCATACTTAAAGGATTATTTTGAACTACTatcaaacataagggaccataGTTGTTATTTTCTCGGTTTTTGTGAAATTTTATTCAATGTTTGACCCAAGCGAAATCTGATCCAACTCAACCGGTTCATCATCCGTATAAGAGGGTAGTTCGAACCGACCCGAATCGATTTCAAATACATTGAATTAATCGGCGATTTAAAAGAAGTTTTTTGGTAAATGAGAAAATGGTTAATACttggaggaggaggaagagaattaaaaaggaaaaatggttttttttttaatttaattttcaaaatttatttccTTAAGAAGGTCTTTGGGAAATGTTTGTCCACGTAATTAATAGGGAAATAATatcttagggtgtgtttggtatgatagaaaatattttttctcgaAATATAAGtactttttctatttattttcttgtgtttagTCCACAAGctgaaaaatgtcattttaacAAAGATTTGCATATACTCGAACATTTGCATATACTCAAAGCAAAATCACTAGGAAGTTTTTAAATTCGGAGTGCAACTTTTCTTGGTGGAGAGTTCGATTTGGGAGGTGGGGGTAGGTTTGTGGGGTGGGGGGGTCGAGtaagaaaaattctttttaataaaaaaagtaCTATGTAACATAGAAAATTTGGGGGTGGGGCGGGGatgtaaaaaaca contains these protein-coding regions:
- the LOC132066268 gene encoding uncharacterized protein LOC132066268 — translated: MFFEASGLKANLNKSQVYFGGVDNDTKEAIISLLGYEIGELPFKYLAVPLSNKKLTIAQCQPLVDKITARITSWMARGMSYAGRVQMIRSVLFGIQAYWSQVFLLPQKVIKLIEATCRSYLWTGEATISRRALVAWEKQYANYYGLSVNERKSYGSPGCTHTTSRTKDWLTMEPPREASWMIRKIFHMRKFWPMLASQQQLLDRGKFQIKCAYKMLRGAVTLVPWRGLVCHNVACPKHVFILWLALLGRMRTKDLLLKWGMGINGTCVLCNNQPETIEHLYFECTYSHEIWLRVLQ
- the LOC132068118 gene encoding uncharacterized protein At2g27730, mitochondrial-like isoform X2, with product MAMRFVVSRCGLGRLMEGQRSSISGLRSFSDGKVLGEEERAQENIYIKKMERERLEKAKQKAEREKAEKEKDKKKPEEETNKS
- the LOC132068121 gene encoding transcription factor DIVARICATA-like, yielding MSTWNREDNKLFEQGLVLYPENIGDRWQLIADHVPGKTQDDIIAHYDDLVHDVFDIDSGRIELPSYTDDDPVELESEYRVGSNKKNSEIERKKGTPWTEEEHRLFLIGLDKYGKGDWRSISRNVVISRTPTQVASHAQKYFIRQQAMKKERKRSSIHDITTAMDTNAVPPPSSFQNQRGSQNFNFTM
- the LOC132068118 gene encoding beta-mannosyltransferase 4-like isoform X1, which codes for MAMRFVVSRCGLGRLMEGQRSSISGLRSFSDGKVLGEEERAQENIYIKKMERERLEKAKQKAEREKAEKEKDKKQKPEEETNKS